One Candidatus Hydrogenedentota bacterium DNA segment encodes these proteins:
- a CDS encoding APC family permease: MVSPECTPQLKRSLGLLALTAFGVGDILGIGVYGLIGRVAGTVGNAAWLSYVLAGITAGLTGLTYAELASRFPRAGGAAHFCHTVYRLPLATFLVIFFVALSGLFSMATGARVIAQYALAPFPGAPPIWADHAVPLLFVVLLAAIAARGIELSSVANAFCTVIELSGLLIIVMLGIRFIGAVHYFDWTPAVPMEANAWGGFAVMTGAAITFYAFIGFEDLVNLSEEAHRPERNIPLSICLAIAITTVLYCIIALIAVSVLTPAELAPSRTPLLDVVRQAAPNFPDWIYSAIPVFAAFNTALLNLIMASRLLYGMARGEGRLLPAALAYVHPVWRTPVAGIGLSAGVVVTLLVLFRDIKTLAAGASTFLLVVFFLLHVALIRVKRDRAYPAPIFRIPVAVPVVGAMTCLGVLASQDPQALRAGGWLLAVALGLYGIHWVFHGKPDVEPTD; encoded by the coding sequence ATGGTTTCCCCGGAATGCACTCCCCAACTGAAGCGGTCGCTGGGGTTGCTGGCGTTGACGGCGTTCGGCGTGGGCGATATCTTGGGGATCGGGGTTTACGGGCTGATTGGCCGTGTTGCGGGAACCGTTGGAAATGCGGCGTGGCTGTCGTACGTGCTGGCGGGAATTACCGCGGGATTGACGGGGCTGACCTATGCCGAACTGGCCTCGCGTTTTCCTCGGGCGGGCGGCGCGGCGCACTTCTGCCACACGGTATACCGGCTGCCGCTGGCGACGTTTCTGGTCATCTTCTTCGTGGCGCTTTCGGGTTTGTTTTCAATGGCAACCGGCGCGCGCGTGATCGCGCAATATGCCCTGGCGCCGTTTCCCGGCGCGCCGCCCATTTGGGCCGACCATGCCGTACCGCTCCTGTTCGTCGTGTTGCTCGCAGCGATCGCCGCTCGCGGCATCGAGTTGTCCTCCGTTGCCAATGCCTTTTGTACGGTCATTGAACTTTCGGGACTGTTGATTATTGTAATGCTGGGCATTCGTTTCATCGGCGCGGTCCATTATTTCGATTGGACCCCGGCCGTTCCAATGGAAGCGAATGCCTGGGGCGGTTTCGCCGTCATGACCGGCGCGGCAATCACGTTTTACGCCTTCATCGGATTCGAGGATCTGGTCAATCTGAGCGAAGAAGCGCATCGTCCCGAACGAAACATCCCTTTGAGCATCTGTTTGGCCATCGCAATCACCACGGTGCTGTATTGCATCATTGCGCTGATAGCGGTGTCGGTGCTCACCCCCGCCGAATTGGCGCCGAGCCGGACGCCGCTCCTGGATGTTGTGCGCCAAGCGGCGCCGAATTTCCCGGATTGGATTTACTCGGCGATCCCTGTTTTCGCGGCATTCAACACGGCCTTGCTGAACCTGATCATGGCGTCGCGCCTGCTCTACGGCATGGCGCGCGGCGAAGGCCGCCTGTTGCCGGCCGCGCTGGCATACGTCCATCCGGTGTGGCGGACCCCCGTGGCCGGCATCGGTCTTTCCGCCGGGGTCGTAGTTACGCTTCTGGTGCTGTTCCGCGATATCAAAACGCTTGCGGCCGGCGCTTCGACCTTTTTGCTGGTCGTCTTCTTCCTGTTGCATGTGGCCTTGATTCGCGTCAAGCGCGACCGGGCTTATCCCGCCCCCATTTTCCGCATTCCGGTTGCAGTGCCTGTTGTGGGCGCAATGACCTGCCTGGGCGTGTTGGCCTCGCAAGACCCGCAGGCCCTGCGCGCGGGGGGCTGGTTGCTTGCCGTTGCCCTCGGCTTGTACGGCATTCATTGGGTTTTTCACGGAAAACCGGACGTTGAGCCTACCGACTGA
- a CDS encoding DUF1858 domain-containing protein, translating into MADKHFSLDMTIAQAMQVHPRAAEVFAAFHLGGCAHCHINQVETLDNVCMAYGLDPNELLEALEGIMETADAS; encoded by the coding sequence ATGGCAGACAAGCATTTCTCGTTGGATATGACCATCGCCCAGGCGATGCAGGTGCATCCGCGCGCCGCGGAAGTTTTTGCCGCGTTTCATCTCGGTGGCTGCGCGCACTGCCATATCAACCAGGTTGAAACGCTGGACAACGTGTGCATGGCCTATGGCCTCGATCCCAACGAATTGCTCGAGGCCCTTGAAGGGATCATGGAAACAGCCGACGCCTCCTAA
- a CDS encoding uroporphyrinogen decarboxylase family protein: MTRKDIVLRAIERRDPPRLPITYCNRDFDCSDCIGVGYAPAAGFTPAEPGMTEWGFVWEVLDKTMGQPKIHPLSNPEAITSYAPPAPYAAGRFDRLDTQIAQWPDRFIRFGLGISGFNQATFLRGYENLLTDLYTDRARAGRVIDFVFDFENQIIEQALRYPVDCVAFGDDWGTQKGLMVSLELWREVFRPRYAAQFDSIRKAGKKVWFHSCGDVSAIIGDLIDIGVDVIELLQPDLLGVEWLAREFGGKVCFCCSIDHQRRAISGTREEIFAYARFLRDTLGVFHGGFIAYVEDYASLGMSERNYQWIREAFHSLATEDGSWDPTDPIDPTDPADRADHPKAN, from the coding sequence GTGACGCGGAAGGACATTGTGCTGCGGGCGATTGAGCGCCGGGATCCGCCTCGCCTGCCTATCACCTACTGCAACCGGGATTTTGATTGTTCGGATTGCATCGGCGTTGGATACGCGCCGGCCGCGGGTTTTACGCCGGCCGAGCCGGGGATGACGGAATGGGGTTTCGTGTGGGAAGTCTTGGATAAAACAATGGGACAACCGAAGATTCATCCCTTGTCGAACCCGGAGGCCATTACATCCTATGCGCCGCCGGCTCCGTACGCGGCGGGCCGTTTCGATCGGCTCGATACACAGATTGCGCAATGGCCGGACCGCTTCATCCGGTTTGGCCTGGGAATATCGGGTTTCAATCAGGCCACGTTTTTACGTGGTTATGAGAACCTGCTGACGGATCTATACACGGATCGCGCGCGCGCCGGGCGGGTGATTGATTTTGTGTTCGATTTCGAAAACCAGATCATCGAACAGGCGCTGCGGTATCCCGTGGATTGCGTGGCGTTTGGCGACGACTGGGGCACGCAGAAGGGCCTGATGGTTTCACTCGAACTGTGGCGGGAAGTGTTTCGTCCGCGCTATGCGGCCCAATTCGATTCGATACGCAAGGCCGGCAAAAAGGTGTGGTTCCATTCCTGCGGGGATGTTTCGGCCATCATCGGCGATCTCATTGATATCGGCGTGGACGTGATTGAACTGCTGCAACCGGATCTGCTTGGGGTAGAATGGCTGGCGCGCGAATTCGGCGGGAAGGTCTGTTTCTGCTGCTCGATCGATCATCAGCGGCGCGCCATCAGCGGCACACGGGAAGAGATTTTTGCCTATGCGCGCTTTCTGCGCGACACGCTGGGCGTGTTCCACGGGGGATTCATCGCCTACGTGGAGGATTATGCCAGTCTTGGGATGAGCGAACGGAATTACCAGTGGATCCGCGAGGCCTTCCACAGCCTGGCAACGGAAGACGGTTCCTGGGATCCGACCGATCCGATTGATCCGACCGATCCGGCGGATCGGGCGGATCATCCGAAGGCGAACTGA
- a CDS encoding CehA/McbA family metallohydrolase codes for MRILNPYLDASVPWLKGNLHTHTTNSDGPHSPQNTVREYAERGYDFLMLSDHDHLTVLDGIDPHGMVLIPGNEITANGPHILHVGAQSTIPPHTERQRVFDAIQADGGMAVCNHPNWESSFNHCPQELLAAWDGYAGIEIYNGVVEWLEGRPCATDRWDRLLASGKRIWGFAHDDCHRAEDIGIAWLMAQSRERSPEAVLDALRHGRFYASTGIEITRIETEDNRIRIETRHPCRISVFSDYGYRRAMADGTMLEFAVPQARAYTYLRIECAGHYGRAAWTQPFFIE; via the coding sequence GTGCGTATTTTGAATCCCTATCTCGACGCGTCCGTGCCCTGGCTGAAGGGCAACCTGCATACTCACACCACCAACAGTGACGGGCCGCACTCGCCGCAAAACACCGTGCGCGAATACGCCGAGCGCGGCTATGATTTTCTCATGCTGAGCGACCACGATCACCTGACCGTCTTGGACGGAATCGATCCCCATGGCATGGTCCTCATCCCGGGCAACGAGATCACGGCAAACGGGCCGCATATCCTGCATGTCGGCGCGCAATCCACCATACCGCCCCACACGGAACGCCAGCGCGTATTTGACGCCATCCAGGCCGATGGCGGCATGGCCGTGTGCAATCATCCAAACTGGGAATCCAGTTTCAATCATTGCCCGCAGGAACTGCTCGCCGCATGGGACGGCTATGCCGGCATCGAAATCTACAATGGCGTGGTCGAATGGCTGGAAGGCCGCCCTTGCGCAACCGACCGATGGGATCGCCTGCTGGCTTCGGGCAAGCGCATCTGGGGTTTCGCCCACGACGACTGCCACCGCGCCGAGGATATCGGCATTGCATGGCTGATGGCGCAATCGCGCGAACGTTCCCCCGAAGCCGTACTCGACGCGTTGCGGCATGGCCGGTTCTATGCCAGCACGGGCATCGAAATAACGCGAATCGAAACCGAAGACAACCGTATCCGGATAGAAACCCGCCATCCGTGCCGGATCAGCGTGTTCTCGGATTATGGATACCGGCGCGCCATGGCCGACGGAACCATGCTCGAATTCGCCGTCCCGCAAGCCCGCGCATACACTTACCTGCGCATCGAATGCGCCGGCCACTATGGCCGGGCAGCCTGGACCCAGCCCTTCTTCATCGAATAA
- a CDS encoding HDOD domain-containing protein, whose protein sequence is MAITVEQLEKRVAALSNMPTLPGIIRSVGLLVEDQDSSAGDIAEIISKDQVLSSRILRLVNSPVYGFPTRIANVTHALVLLGFNVVKGLVLSTAVFDAFAKQTVGLWEHSLGCAIVSRRIARELALPDVEEIMIAGLLHDFGKAVLSFVAKAEYDIAIKTAQLKGCHIAAAETEVFGADHASVAGWVAHQWRLPACLRDPIVHHHEPGLSKSHPTATAIVHLADILARGMGYGWPGDMTMPPIDHAVYQSLGLSFDRIDHILALAELEYAGGVDIFGADAEG, encoded by the coding sequence GTGGCGATCACGGTTGAACAACTTGAAAAGCGGGTGGCGGCCCTGTCGAACATGCCGACGCTGCCCGGGATCATTCGAAGCGTCGGTCTTTTGGTCGAAGACCAGGATTCAAGCGCGGGCGATATCGCGGAGATTATTTCCAAAGATCAGGTTTTGAGCTCGCGCATCCTTCGGCTGGTCAATTCGCCCGTGTACGGTTTCCCCACCCGAATCGCCAACGTGACGCACGCGCTGGTCCTTCTTGGTTTTAACGTGGTAAAAGGGCTTGTCCTCAGTACGGCCGTGTTCGACGCCTTTGCAAAACAGACGGTCGGTTTGTGGGAACATAGTTTGGGCTGCGCGATCGTCAGCCGCCGCATCGCCCGGGAACTGGCGTTGCCCGACGTGGAAGAAATCATGATCGCGGGTCTGCTTCACGATTTTGGCAAGGCCGTCCTGTCGTTTGTCGCAAAGGCCGAGTACGATATCGCGATCAAGACGGCGCAGTTGAAAGGATGCCATATCGCGGCGGCTGAAACGGAGGTGTTCGGGGCGGATCATGCGTCGGTTGCGGGATGGGTCGCCCACCAATGGCGCCTGCCCGCGTGTCTCCGCGACCCCATCGTCCACCACCATGAACCCGGCTTGTCGAAGAGCCACCCAACGGCGACGGCCATTGTCCATCTGGCCGACATTCTGGCGCGAGGCATGGGATACGGATGGCCCGGCGACATGACCATGCCGCCGATTGACCATGCCGTGTATCAGAGTCTCGGGCTTTCCTTCGATCGGATTGATCATATTCTTGCTTTGGCCGAACTCGAATATGCCGGCGGGGTGGACATTTTCGGCGCCGACGCCGAAGGCTGA
- a CDS encoding Gfo/Idh/MocA family oxidoreductase → MTVANQSLSRRSFLSVVASGAAAAGCATRVNTAQVVPGVLSPNEKLNIAAVGVGGMGGANLKACAAENIVALCDVDDAYAANTFAAYPQARRYKDFRKMFDAEANNIDAVIIATPDHTHAVIAMAAMRLGKHVYCQKPLAHSLYEVRRLTETARECKVQTQMGNQGHSSDEIRRVKEWIADGAIGPVREVHAWSDRPVGGDPWSTFPIMKRPADTPAVPESLDWDLWLGPSPYRPYHPIYHPMQWRGWYAFGTGALGDMGCHILDPAFWALDLRHPTSVEATTTHWEKEVSDETYPRACIVRYEFPARGKMPPVRLTWYDGRLKPPFPRDFDPRQRFDSNGALLVGDKGTILHGSHGAGNPLLLPKKLRQSYKQPEETIPRVKGEAHEHDWIRACKDGKPASSSFEYGGALTEMVLLGVLAMRLPDRRLLWDGAAMRFTNDAEANAFINPPYRDGWTLE, encoded by the coding sequence ATGACTGTGGCAAACCAATCGTTGTCCAGAAGAAGTTTTTTGTCGGTGGTGGCGTCGGGCGCGGCGGCGGCTGGTTGCGCGACGCGAGTGAATACGGCGCAGGTTGTGCCGGGCGTATTGTCGCCCAACGAGAAACTGAATATCGCCGCCGTCGGAGTGGGGGGCATGGGCGGCGCGAATCTGAAGGCATGCGCGGCGGAAAACATCGTGGCGCTTTGCGACGTGGACGACGCTTATGCGGCGAATACTTTCGCGGCGTATCCGCAGGCCCGGCGTTACAAAGATTTCCGCAAGATGTTCGATGCCGAGGCAAACAACATTGACGCGGTCATCATTGCCACGCCGGACCACACACATGCAGTCATCGCGATGGCGGCCATGCGACTCGGCAAGCATGTGTATTGCCAGAAGCCGCTGGCGCACAGCCTGTATGAAGTTCGGAGATTGACGGAGACGGCGCGCGAGTGCAAGGTTCAGACGCAGATGGGCAACCAAGGCCATTCGTCCGACGAAATCCGGCGGGTCAAGGAATGGATCGCGGATGGCGCGATCGGCCCTGTGCGCGAAGTGCACGCGTGGAGCGACCGGCCCGTGGGCGGTGATCCGTGGTCCACTTTTCCGATTATGAAACGGCCCGCCGACACACCAGCCGTGCCCGAGTCGCTGGATTGGGACCTGTGGCTGGGGCCATCCCCGTACCGTCCGTATCATCCCATTTACCATCCGATGCAATGGCGCGGTTGGTATGCGTTTGGCACGGGCGCGCTGGGTGACATGGGATGTCATATTCTGGATCCGGCGTTCTGGGCGCTGGACCTCCGTCATCCGACGTCCGTCGAGGCTACGACCACGCATTGGGAAAAGGAAGTGAGCGACGAGACGTACCCGCGGGCCTGCATTGTGCGCTATGAGTTTCCGGCGCGGGGCAAAATGCCGCCCGTACGCTTGACCTGGTATGACGGACGTCTCAAACCGCCGTTTCCGCGTGATTTCGACCCGCGCCAACGGTTCGATTCCAACGGCGCCTTGCTGGTTGGCGACAAGGGCACGATCCTGCATGGTTCGCACGGCGCGGGAAACCCGCTCCTTTTGCCCAAGAAACTTCGCCAATCCTACAAACAACCCGAGGAGACCATTCCCCGCGTCAAGGGCGAAGCGCATGAGCATGACTGGATTCGCGCCTGTAAAGACGGCAAGCCGGCGAGTTCGAGTTTCGAGTACGGCGGCGCGTTGACGGAAATGGTGCTGCTGGGCGTACTGGCCATGCGGCTGCCTGATCGCCGGTTACTGTGGGATGGTGCGGCCATGCGCTTCACCAATGATGCGGAGGCCAATGCCTTCATCAACCCGCCCTACCGTGACGGATGGACGCTTGAATAA
- a CDS encoding hemolysin III family protein, which yields MKRFRYSLAEDIANSVTHGIGAALSIAGLTVLVVFASLKGDPWRIVSLSIYGSTLVALFLTSTLYHGIQSPRAKEIFRRLDHVAIFLLIAGTYTPFTLVTMRGGVGWIMFAAVWALAVFGVLLKAFYMGRFERLSLALYLGMGWIALLSIKPAMAMIPGWGLIGMLIGGLFYTFGVVFYAWERLPFGHSIWHVFVLAGSISHFFTILFVVS from the coding sequence GTGAAGCGTTTTAGATATTCGCTGGCCGAGGATATCGCCAATAGCGTCACCCACGGCATCGGCGCCGCATTGAGCATCGCGGGGCTGACCGTGCTGGTCGTGTTTGCCAGCCTGAAGGGCGATCCGTGGCGCATTGTGTCGTTGAGCATCTACGGATCAACGCTGGTGGCACTGTTCCTCACCTCGACGCTCTATCACGGCATTCAATCCCCGCGCGCCAAGGAAATCTTTCGCCGGCTGGATCACGTCGCGATTTTTTTGCTGATCGCGGGCACCTATACGCCGTTTACGCTGGTGACGATGCGCGGGGGGGTGGGCTGGATCATGTTTGCGGCGGTATGGGCGCTGGCGGTTTTCGGCGTATTGCTCAAGGCGTTTTACATGGGGCGCTTCGAGCGGCTATCGCTCGCATTGTATTTGGGCATGGGCTGGATTGCCCTTTTGTCCATCAAGCCGGCCATGGCCATGATCCCCGGGTGGGGCCTGATCGGCATGCTGATTGGCGGACTGTTTTACACGTTCGGCGTCGTTTTTTACGCCTGGGAACGCCTGCCTTTCGGCCATTCCATCTGGCATGTATTTGTCCTGGCCGGCAGCATCAGCCACTTCTTTACGATCCTGTTCGTCGTGAGTTGA
- a CDS encoding carbamoyltransferase C-terminal domain-containing protein: protein MIYLGISEDLFDSGVALCDDSRILFAANEERYTRRKNEGGFPHRTLEAAFACAGIAPADVDRIVFSGIMTPPALVRLFPRLHDWLFDALRQRERTLFKRLMNAVMFMTPVSHTRPGSTIPAAIKRLLPLIARRSLPASLRKKDISFVEHHHAHAYGAWSMSGYSRALAITADGMGDGVSLTVSLCEEGKGVERLWTAPSLSSFGLFFEMLTEAFGFVSCRDEGKLTGLAAHGDPARVAVPPPFQFRDGQLLYTGPLGLRGADWARQVLLTKYSREDISAWAQNLLETHITNIARHWLKQTSTSRLVVAGGVFANVKLNQRLHEMDEVEQLFVYPNMGDGGLSLGAIRADTHAVPQAVDNVFLGDGFAESEIPSMLRAAELPFEQVEDSETAVADLVARGKIVARCQGRMEWGPRALGNRSILVRASDRTQADRLNKLLARSDFMPFAPALLAEDAPEWLEGYESARHAAEFMTVCFRCNPRMKNEHPAVVHVDGTARAQLVARDNNPGFHQILRRLKEKTGSSVILNTSFNIHEDPIVRTPQEAIDTFKRARLDFLAMGNCIAGQPKDDPENLRP from the coding sequence ATGATTTATTTGGGCATCAGCGAGGATTTGTTCGATTCGGGTGTCGCTCTTTGCGACGATTCCCGTATCCTGTTCGCCGCCAATGAGGAACGGTACACCCGCCGAAAGAACGAGGGGGGCTTTCCGCACAGGACGCTGGAAGCCGCCTTCGCCTGCGCCGGCATCGCCCCTGCCGACGTGGACCGCATCGTTTTTTCCGGGATCATGACGCCGCCGGCGCTCGTTCGCCTGTTTCCGCGCCTGCACGACTGGCTGTTCGATGCCCTGCGCCAGCGCGAACGAACCCTCTTCAAGCGATTGATGAACGCCGTCATGTTCATGACCCCGGTATCCCATACCCGGCCGGGTTCGACAATACCCGCCGCCATCAAGCGGCTGCTGCCCCTGATTGCGCGCAGAAGCCTGCCCGCATCGCTGCGCAAAAAAGACATTTCGTTCGTCGAACATCATCATGCCCACGCATACGGTGCGTGGAGCATGTCGGGATATTCCCGCGCGCTCGCGATAACCGCCGATGGAATGGGCGACGGCGTGTCATTGACCGTTTCATTGTGCGAGGAGGGAAAAGGCGTGGAGCGGCTATGGACGGCCCCCTCGCTCAGTTCGTTCGGCCTCTTCTTCGAAATGCTGACCGAGGCTTTTGGATTCGTCTCATGCCGCGATGAAGGCAAATTGACGGGGCTGGCCGCCCACGGCGATCCGGCGCGTGTCGCCGTGCCGCCGCCCTTCCAGTTTCGCGATGGACAACTCCTCTACACCGGTCCCTTGGGTCTTCGGGGCGCCGATTGGGCCCGGCAGGTCCTGTTGACGAAGTACAGCCGGGAAGACATCAGCGCATGGGCCCAGAATCTACTGGAAACGCACATCACGAACATCGCCCGGCATTGGCTGAAGCAAACCAGCACCTCGCGACTGGTCGTTGCGGGCGGCGTGTTCGCCAACGTGAAACTCAACCAGCGGCTGCATGAAATGGACGAGGTGGAGCAACTGTTCGTATATCCGAACATGGGCGACGGCGGCTTGAGTTTGGGCGCCATTCGGGCGGACACACACGCGGTCCCGCAGGCCGTTGACAACGTCTTTCTGGGCGACGGCTTTGCCGAATCCGAAATCCCCTCCATGCTGCGGGCCGCGGAGTTGCCTTTTGAACAGGTCGAAGATTCGGAAACGGCCGTTGCGGATCTCGTGGCGCGGGGAAAGATTGTCGCCCGTTGCCAAGGCCGCATGGAATGGGGACCGCGCGCCCTTGGAAACCGTTCCATTCTGGTTCGCGCATCCGACCGGACACAGGCGGACCGCCTAAACAAACTGCTCGCACGAAGCGATTTTATGCCATTCGCGCCGGCATTGCTCGCGGAAGATGCCCCGGAATGGCTGGAAGGCTACGAATCCGCACGCCACGCCGCCGAATTCATGACGGTCTGTTTTCGTTGCAATCCGCGCATGAAAAACGAACATCCCGCCGTCGTCCATGTGGACGGCACCGCGCGGGCGCAACTGGTCGCGCGCGACAACAATCCGGGGTTCCATCAAATTTTGCGGCGCCTTAAGGAAAAAACCGGATCGAGCGTTATCCTTAACACCAGTTTCAATATCCACGAGGATCCCATCGTCCGCACTCCCCAGGAAGCCATTGACACGTTCAAGCGGGCACGACTCGATTTCCTGGCCATGGGAAACTGCATCGCCGGCCAGCCGAAGGACGATCCGGAAAACCTGCGGCCCTGA